The genomic window AATATTGGAACTTAAGTATACCTAAGAGTGTCAATGTACTTATAAGGgatgagccaataaccaccgttagAGTAGTTCCACTGTtgatggtggataaccgtccctttatcttagggttgttgagatctctcttctagaagtggAAGAGAGATTTACGGGGGCAATTATTCACTTAGATAAGTGTTAAGTGCCTGCTTACGTCGAACTCGACCTCTTAAATGAGGTCGGACGAGCGGTAGAGGCCAATCTGCTGGATTGGGCCTTTTAACTCGATTTGGGTCTGGCTTTGTTATTTGGACCAGGGTATGAATACATACTCTTTTCTTTagtaaaaatcaaaatcaaataaaatagttctttaatcaaattaaccaaaataaaactTCCAACTTNATACTCTTTTCTTTagtaaaaatcaaaatcaaataaaatagttctttaatcaaattaaccaaaataaaacttccaacttctaataaaaattttggcagcatctcctttAAAACTCGAACTTTTTCTACCTTTCAAAGATCCCATCCAAACAATTTCTCAAACCCTTCTCAACCATTTTTGAATGTCAAACCattccaaatatcaaattatcttcaatatcaaatcattttcaatatcaAATCATTTCTCAATCCTTTACAATGGGTTCAAAACTAAATCATTTCtcaataaaacaaacaaatcaaattttcaaatcaaGCTTTCATTACCTACCACAATGCCAATTCAATAATCAGAAATAGCCACAATCCAACCATAATCATAACAACTTTAAACCAACGAGAAAACCTAACTCCTTTTATCAATTACTCATCACATTTCATTTCACGATCAATATAGTATTATCAGGCAACCACTTCAGCAACAACCAAATAAACATCTTCAATCGATTAATAAACCAACCAAACAAGAAATTATATTCAAgataactcaattcaatccacAAGACTTACGaaatcaaaaaatatatttttcgcaTTAATATTGACTTGTAACAATTCTTAAAAGTAAATGAGTTTAAGAAAAAGCCCTTAACTCGAATAGTCAAAATTCGAAAGCTATAAAACACGTCAAAACCGCTTTTTCTCCCATCCCACAGCAGTGGCAACACTTTTGACTGCTCCATCGGCAGCAGTGGCAAGACTTTTGACCGCTTCTGCGGCAACAGCAAACATCGAGCGCCACATGCAGTCATGGTAACTATACTCTGAGACATTAACGTCATAAAATCCTCAACAAACTATAACAGAACGCTAACGACGAAGGTTTTGAAATAAGAAAACTTACTGTACTCAGAGAAGAACCAAAGAATGTTGTAACAACGAGTTCAGTCGCGACTTCTGTCGATGTCAATGCCATTGTCTGGCAGCTAGAGGCACGGGCGTAGTCCATAGTGACGGCGGCAGTAGATCAGCGATCCAAACGACACCATGCAACTCCCCGATGAGCATGGCAATAGTAGCGGCGTCTACTCTCTCCCACGCGAGCTCCTTGGTGGCAGCTGCAACCCACTACGATGACGACGACGCTTCCCATAACAAACCCTAGCAGCGGTAGTGACGACAAACCTTGATGGTGACGGCAGTAGCATCGACGACGAAACCGTCTTCTTCTCCATCACACATTTCTCTCTCTCCACGTCGCGCTCTCTCTCATgctcctctctctcctcctcgTGACAGCAACGGTGACGGCCTAGTAGCAGCAGTGGAGCGCGACGATGGCTTGGCAACGGCGGCATCCCCCTAGCTGGCGTCGTCTCTCCCTCTCCGATCTTCTTCTCCCTCGCAGCGCATCTCTCCTTccctattcttttcttttctttcctttctgtTTGTGTGTGTGNTGTGTGTGTGAAGAGGAGTGAGTGTGAAATGAGTGAGAGTGCGGCGGCTGGAATGAGGAGAGTGTGTTAGGGTTTTGGTTAAGGTAAGTTTGGGAATTATGATTTGTATATGAAATTAGGATAATAGTAAAATTTAAggatattaataaaaattaagagATAgagtataaatttaaaattaaattaaatacaaaataattatctttaaaatactatttaattatcaacttataAATTATTTCAAATAAATACTAATTCAATAAAAATTGAANNNNNNNNNNNNNNNNNNNNNNNNNNNNNNNNNNNNNNNNNNNNNNNNNNNNNNNNNNNNNNNNNNTaattactaaaattttaaattttgaatacaaaaattatctaattaatataaaaattgttaaatataaaaaatttattatttaatttttaaaaatctgaATTCTTACACTTCCCACCGAAAATTTGGACAAAATTAAGAAATGGTCATTAATTTCTGACCAAGATATATCAATATCCTAGAATTTAAGTCTAGtcaaaataagaaaacaatacATGAGAAATTAACTTtgataataaaattaaatcaaaacaaTAAAAAGGCTTGGCTCTAGTATCATCGAAGTAATACATAAAGTTCATAACACGCAACAAAAGACAGTTTTAGGAATACATACAACTCAAATGATGTTGAAATAATAATACTATTTTCTATAGTATATGATTCTTTGATCATTTGGCTTTTTGTAAAAGCCAAGTGGCTAAACATCTTCAAAATACgacatctttttattttttgtagagTGTTTATGTTGGTTATTATTATTGTGGATTTTCAACCCATATATATGAGACTATTTACTTCAATGGATTCCACATTCTTACTGGCTATCTTCTCCTTTCTCCTATCATGAAGAATTCAATGTTATACTTTTCATTTGCTCTTCTTTATACTTTTCTCTTATCAACACACGTCTTAACTCATGAAATACCAAATAATGGTgagtcatcttttttttttttaaattagagaGTGTTAGGTAAACAATGACTATTTTGAACAACATAAGCAACcaccaattaaataaaaatacattacatATACCTCTAAATTACCCATctaatcttaatattaaaataactatccgtatacctagtaaaatgaacatccgatatatctattgttcatattatttaatatttttattgtctacctatacttttccttttttattttttttctttaacttttgTAGTGAGTTTTAGAGTAATTATCTATAAATtagtttcaaattttaaaatattcagaTAGTCTTCAACATTTATCTTCATTAGCCAATATAATCTCTCTCAAATTGATTagaatagtaaaatataaaataatttttgaatcatttaaaaattttaaattaatctctaaaaaactttaaaaattttgaacagTCATTTTAATTAAACGAATTAAATTAAAAGGGAACTATTTTGTCTAGCATAAGTAAATTTTAAGgattattttgtatattttaaaaccTAAAATACTAAAACgtctaatattaaaaattttagagactaatttagataattacttttaatttaattttcaattttaaaagaaTGATTGCAATTATAACTTACATTTTTTCTCTATTCACCAGAGGAGAGAATTCCAGCACAAAATAACAATGCATGGCCTTATGAGTTAGAAGGTTCAACAAGTGGCTATCATCTTCCCAGTTACTACTTTCAAGAAGCTAATCCTTCTTTGGTACCTAACGCTAAAAAGGGTCACTATACTACTCGTTTGGTTGGCTATACTCCCAGTGACTATCAACTTGACAAAACAATGATAGATATTAGTTTTCCGGGTGGTAGAATAAATTTTCCTTGGCCATTTTCAAGTTCTATGTTTGTGGCACCAAAAACTGATGAAGCAAGCCCTCTTTATACTGCTACTTCGACTAGTTACCATCGTGCCAATCAATATCCATCATACTTCGGAGATACTGGTGAGGATTTTTTTTCCCCTCTTTTAATGTCTATCTTCTCTTAGTACCTTAAATTTTTTACATAAGTGGTCTAATTTATTTCAAAATTGATGAGTAATGTTAGGAAATGAATTTTTTTCAGCCAATTTTAATCAATgtgtttaaaattattttgtttctCTTAAATTATATACTCTAAATCATAAATCTTTaatctcaaattttaaatcttaaaattctcaaaaaaaaaaaaaattaaagataaaaaattaacTCATGTTGGCTAACTAAAATTTgattccttatatatatatatttttttaataataagaaGACTCTCTTATCATATATTAGCATAAATTTTAGCCAATTTTACAACGTTATAAAAGTCTATAACTTGTTTAAACTATTATTTGTGAAaatcattttaattatatatttttcaaaactaatgaaaaattcattattattattagaaaagcCAATGTCTTATATTCTAGTCATATATTGACTTAATAAGTGGTTGATAATGGAATTTTAGGAAACGAAAAGCTACATATGtattttattgcttcttaaagcatcaagcaagttcaaaacTTTTATTGTGTATTGTTATCGTAAGATATTTTAACTTAAATCCTCTAATTATTGTAACAAATAAAATTGCTGAATCAGAGAATCCTAAAAGTAGAAGAATGATGAGAAATCGTAAATTATTTATGATGGAGCCTTCAGAAGTTAATGAAAAGTTTACTCATATTTTTCCAACAAAGACTTCCAACATGATACATGGCGGTAAAGGATATGGAGACATTGATGAGGCGACAACAACCTAATACCAACCTATCAATCATATACATATGTAaccaaatatataataatatcgatATGGGGTGTCTTACGACTTATTTATATATGAAGCTACTATCTGATTATTATGCTATGCATTTCTTTCTTGTTATCTCTGATTTGGTCATTAATCTAAATCAATATTTGATGTTATGAAATAAGTatgattttaatataaaattatttgctTGTtcgataataatttt from Arachis ipaensis cultivar K30076 chromosome B09, Araip1.1, whole genome shotgun sequence includes these protein-coding regions:
- the LOC107617016 gene encoding uncharacterized protein LOC107617016 gives rise to the protein MKNSMLYFSFALLYTFLLSTHVLTHEIPNNEERIPAQNNNAWPYELEGSTSGYHLPSYYFQEANPSLVPNAKKGHYTTRLVGYTPSDYQLDKTMIDISFPGGRINFPWPFSSSMFVAPKTDEASPLYTATSTSYHRANQYPSYFGDTENPKSRRMMRNRKLFMMEPSEVNEKFTHIFPTKTSNMIHGGKGYGDIDEATTT